Sequence from the Fulvivirga ligni genome:
CTTTGCAATTTTTGGATACTCTCTGTGGGATAAGATTAATTTCAACAAAATAGACATTCTTGAAGTATCGCTTATAGGATTGGCGATTGGTGTAGTTTATGCCTTTGTGATAAACATTAAAGTCCTATTTGAGGGGGAAGAATATATATTTGATCAATCACTTAATAGTATTGAAAAGAATAATCTCGAGATCGGAAAGCTCGACAAGATTTCAAGTATCAAAATAATCGAACATCAGGATGCCGAATATGGTAGCGAATACGAGCTTAATGTTTACGTAGAGTCGTATGGGGCGATATCCTTTCGGAAAACCAAGGACTTAGGATCATCCAGGGAACTTGGTGCAGCAATTTCAAAAATCTCTGGAATATCGTTCAGCTTCAAAAGCAGTGATGAAATGAGGCAGGAGGAACGGCAAGAAAACAAGAAAGCTTCTTATGATAGGCACGTGGAATTGTTTGAAAAAAAGTTTGACAATAAAAGTGAATCGGAATTATTAAGAATAGCTCAAGTTGATAGTAAATATGCCGATTATGCAAAACAAGCTGCCCTCAATATTCTTGAAAGGAAAGTTATTGAAAAGGAAAGTACCACAACACCTAAACGCCATGGATAGTGGGGAATCTTCGTAGGAAGAGGCAAGTTTAACTAAGTAAAGCCGATGAGTTTTTACGATAAAATATTTACATTGGGCTCCAGAATATGGATGTTGTATGGTATCCGTGATAGAATTTCTAAAAGCCAATAAGAGAGTATATCTTCTCTCATTCATTTCAACTACTGTCTTATTATTTCTGATAATAATAGCCCTTAATAAATTTATTAAAGAACATTCTGAGCCACTAGGCATCGAATTGATTGGAACCTTCCTTGGACTTTCTCTAATGGCAGGATTCTCTGCACTAATAATCGCTCTTTCATTAAGTTTAATCAATTATCTAAAGGGACAAAGAATTCTAAATACGAAAGCCCTTCATAAATTAATTGACTTGGGTTTCAAAAGAGATTTAATTAAGGAGAACAGTAATTGGACCATTACAACATATGGACTTATTGGAGCTTTTCAAAGCTATCCATTTACTATAGTTTGTAACCCAAATAACTCCAATACTTTAGACATTGTGATTCATATAATAATTTCAGCTGACCCAGTTTTGTGGGAATCTCAGTATCAAAATTTATTGCCTAAACTAAAAAACAATAAAATCACTTTTGCAAGTGACGGACTCCAAATTAGATATCCACTAAGCCGAAGATATTTTAAAGACGAAAGAATTATTATAAATGAACTTGAGCATTTGGTTGAATTTGCACACAGGAATAACTTGGAAGCTGCAAATGAACGTTAAAATTCAATTAAACCCCATCCCGCAGTCGCTCGGCTCTTTGCAGCGTTACGATTATTCCTGAGGTCTCTGGCCGGTCAGGTCAGATGAATAGGTCAAGAAGGTGAAAATTTTCATATTTGCTGGATAGGATTTCACTTATTCATTGCTTTTTGAAGACATTATATAAAATACTATTTTGTTATGTCCTATATTTCCAGACCCAAGAGTTAGCGAATGAGAAAAGGTTTTAATATCCTGACATATGTAATAATCGGATTTCTTATTTTGATATCCATTTTCAATTTCCAATATCAGCTGGCCACAGGTCCGTTCATGGGTGGGATTTTCTACTTTCTAATTTTGCTTTGTGGACTCATCTTCAGCATTATTTTCATTTTTGTGAACAGGAAAACTGGTATGCGAACTATGTTGCCAGTTGCAGGATTAATTCTGAGCTTATTCATTTCCTTTGGCGGACTCAACTTAGGAATATCTTATAAACTATTCTACTTGTTAAATAAATCTGACTTTCAAAAGCTCGAATCTCAGTTAAAAAAACATCCTAATTTGAAGGAAATGACTGATATGCTGAGGTACTCAAAACGCATCAACTCTAAATACCTAGGTAATTATGAAGATTACCGAACGAAACAAGAACTTGAATCTGCATTTGGAGACTACTTAAACTCGTCTGGTATCGATGTGAACTTAGTTTACGATATCAGAAAGCGAATGGAATACCTGAACGTGATAAGCCTAACTAATTCTGAACAAAGTCTTTGCCTAACTGTGGATGGTATGATTGACAATGAATACGGATTCATCAAATTCTACGGGAAAGTACCTGAACTCGGTGAAGGAATTGAGCCCTTCGGGTTCACACTTATCAACCTAATTCATGTAGGAGATAACTGGTATTTTTTCGCAACGACCTGAAGACTGGTCATAACAGAGGAGGATGGAGCATGGTCTTGTTTAGTCATTTAACTGCAATTTAAAAAGCTCCCACTAAACGAATAAATAGATCTTTCCTTTCGTCAAGATGACAGATGGAAAAAAAACAGTCCATAGACAGTCTGCTTCTTTAAAATCCCCCACCAACCCCACCTTTTACAACCCCCTCAATTAAAAATCAACCATTTCCTTAACAATTATGAAACTAATATATTATATTCACGTTTGTTAAGTAAATTAAAATCAGGATGAAAGAACCTTCTTTAGGTGAATTTGAAGAATTAGTGTTACTCATGGTGGCCGCTCTCCATGATGAAGCTTATGGTGTATCCATTCTTGAAAACCTCGAAACCAAGCTTGATAAACGGGTCAATATCAGCGCTATACATGTGGCTTTAAAGCGCATGGAAGAAAAAGGTTTCGTACAGTCAAGATATGGAGGCATTACTAATGATCGTGGGGGCAGAAGGAAGAAGTTCTATGTGATCACTGCCTTTGGTAAGAAAATGCTGGATCAGCAGTATGCCTTGCGTACTGATCTTTATCAGCAGATTCCTAACATTTCTTTTAGCTAAATGCACGCGTCTCCCCCAAAATATGCTTTAAAATTTCTTCGGTGGTTTTGTAGAGAAGACTACCTGGAAGAAGTTGAGGGTGATTTGCTGGAATTATTCGAGCTCAACACTGCAAAGCATCCGCATGCAGCAAAAAGGAAGTTTACCTGGAGTGTTGTACGCTACTTTCGCCCTGAGTTTATGAAGCTATTTTCAAGTCGAAACTCAAATTATATCAACATGCAACAACACAATCTAAAAATCACTTATCGTACCTTTCTGAGGTACAAAAGCTCTTTTTTAATTAACCTTTTTGGTCTGGCTACAGGACTTACCTGTGCTATTCTTATTTTTCTTTGGGTGAATGATGAGCTCAATATCGATAAATTTCATAAACATGATAAGCAGCTGTATCATGTCATGCTTAATCATGAAGAAGATGGTAAAATACGTACAGATACCAGCACACCAGGGCTGTTAGCAGATGCCTTGAAAGAGGAAGTGCCTGAAATAGAGATGGCCGTGGAGGATAGTGATCCTCTTTGGTTTGGAGAGAATTTCTCCCTGCATTATGGGGATCAGTTTTATAAATCATCAGGCAAATTTGCAGGCACAAATTATTTTGAAATGTACTCTTACCCCATGGCGGAAGGGCAACCGGAATCAGCCTTAACGGATAAAAAATCAGTGGTAATTTCAGAGTCTCTGGCTGAAAGGTTATTTGGTAGCTCCAGAGATGTGCTAGGTAAAACCGTAGAGTGGAAACTCTTGCATTTTACAGCTCAGGCAAAGATAACAGGTGTTTTCAAAGACATTCCTAATAACTCTACCCAGCAGTTCGATTTTGTTTTGCCATACGATGTATTCAAGGATATTTTAGGAGATGGACTGCACTGGGGTAATTATAATACCTATACCTCTGTACTGATTGCGCCGGGTGTAGATGTAGATGAGTTAAATAAAAAGCTCGCTGGTTTTATTAAAAGCAAAAGTGAAGGCAGCAATGTGTCTCCCATGTTAGTGCAGTTCTCAGATCTATATCTTAACGGTAAATTTGAAAATGGAAAGCAGGCAGGAGGTAGAATTATGTATGTCAGGCTTTTTGCCGTGGTAGGTATCTTCGTTTTGGTCATTGCTTGTATCAATTTTATGAATTTAAGCACGGCCAGAGCATCTCGTAGGTTAAAGGAAATAGGTGTAAAAAAATCTTTAGGAGCAGGCAGAAGGACACTTGTAGTACAATATTTAAGCGAGGCTTTATTAATGTCCTTTTTAGGCTTAATCTGTGCCATTGCCCTAACTTATGCCTTGTTGCCACAGTTTAATAATATCACTGGCAAATCACTTTCGCTGGAGCTTAATGCACCAATAATTATTGGGTTAGTATCTATTGTAACTTTTACTGGTCTGGTGGCAGGAAGTTATCCTGCACTCTTTTTATCGGGCTTTAAACCCATCAATATTTTCAGAGGCAAGTTTAAAGGTTCCAGCACTGAGGCCTGGACCCGAAAAGGTCTGGTGGTATTCCAGTTTGTCCTTTCCATTGTAATGGTGGTTTCAGTGCTCATCGTTTATAAGCAAATTGATTTTGCGCTTAACAAAAATATCGGCTATGATCGTGATGGGGTAATTATGGTGCCGATGGAGGGCA
This genomic interval carries:
- a CDS encoding PadR family transcriptional regulator — translated: MKEPSLGEFEELVLLMVAALHDEAYGVSILENLETKLDKRVNISAIHVALKRMEEKGFVQSRYGGITNDRGGRRKKFYVITAFGKKMLDQQYALRTDLYQQIPNISFS
- a CDS encoding ABC transporter permease, with amino-acid sequence MHASPPKYALKFLRWFCREDYLEEVEGDLLELFELNTAKHPHAAKRKFTWSVVRYFRPEFMKLFSSRNSNYINMQQHNLKITYRTFLRYKSSFLINLFGLATGLTCAILIFLWVNDELNIDKFHKHDKQLYHVMLNHEEDGKIRTDTSTPGLLADALKEEVPEIEMAVEDSDPLWFGENFSLHYGDQFYKSSGKFAGTNYFEMYSYPMAEGQPESALTDKKSVVISESLAERLFGSSRDVLGKTVEWKLLHFTAQAKITGVFKDIPNNSTQQFDFVLPYDVFKDILGDGLHWGNYNTYTSVLIAPGVDVDELNKKLAGFIKSKSEGSNVSPMLVQFSDLYLNGKFENGKQAGGRIMYVRLFAVVGIFVLVIACINFMNLSTARASRRLKEIGVKKSLGAGRRTLVVQYLSEALLMSFLGLICAIALTYALLPQFNNITGKSLSLELNAPIIIGLVSIVTFTGLVAGSYPALFLSGFKPINIFRGKFKGSSTEAWTRKGLVVFQFVLSIVMVVSVLIVYKQIDFALNKNIGYDRDGVIMVPMEGKALENIDGYLSRLNDVPGVMHVSASTHSFTQNGSYTTGVNWPGKADGTIIKFEQSRVYNDIQGVLGFDLVEGRSFSKEFADEESKIMFNEAAIKAMGLEDPIGTKVVMWGEEKEIIGVMKDFNYSSLHTKVEPLLFHFKTDFLPNILIKIDSHDPSQVLSSLKSWYKENNPGYTFDYTFLDSSYEAQYKAEERVSLLARYFAGVAIIISCLGLFALAAFTAERRQKEVGIRKILGAGHVTIVRLLTADFTKMVLLAIVIGIPISYYLAQAWLQNFAYHIELEWWYFAISGLAAMLIAWFTVAFQTIKAAALNPVKSLKDE